A window from Vigna angularis cultivar LongXiaoDou No.4 chromosome 7, ASM1680809v1, whole genome shotgun sequence encodes these proteins:
- the LOC108338485 gene encoding uncharacterized protein LOC108338485 isoform X2: MFDLTCSSNASLCISKPHKVGIAMASGEQKSPPQTQKLQIYPNTNSGVSPFWREKYEREAKRYWDVFYKRHKDRFFKDRHYLDKEWGEYFSGGGKKVILEVGCGAGNTIFPVIASYPDAFVYACDFSPRAVELVKTHEDYKESHVIAFVSDLTADDLCKEILPSSVDIVTMIFMLSAVSPEKMPLVLQNIRKVIKMDMCCSETMLLGTLLRKDSLPRIKRSVITFMLERAYYFSNEFLTNLFKENGFDVDKLHVYCKQVENRSRELIMNRRWVQAVFRVSDSSKLFSSQKAEANNLDGDNVDKEIKQNNLNGGFNDSAVDLSEGVAIDMFGVLPSSEYEIIDINLRGWNFKISLLSKEYQHTCKSTGLMLWESARLMASVLAENPSIVAGKRMLELGCGSGGICSMIAARDADLVVATDGDGFALDLLAKNVASNIEPSLLTKLTTKRLEWGNKDHIESIKEVVSNRGFDVIIGTDVTYIPEAILPLFATAKELIATGGSHEDGNVPALILCHIFRRVDEPTLLSAAAHFGFRLVDKWPAETSSNLSNSIIDNWFIENGLKDDLPSTALNILLFCKD, from the exons ATGTTTGATCTCACTTGTTCTTCTAACGCTTCTTTGTGTATAAGCAAACCTCACAAAGTAGGCATTGCAATGGCTTCAGGGGAGCAAAAGTCACCACCCCAAACCCAAAAGCTGCAAATTTATCCCAATACAAATTCTGGGGTCTCACCTTTCTGGAGAG AAAAGTATGAAAGAGAGGCCAAGAGGTATTGGGATGTTTTCTACAAGCGCCACAAGGACAGG TTTTTCAAAGATCGGCACTACTTGGATAAGGAATGGGGCGAGTACTTTTCT gGAGGAGGAAAGAAAGTAATTTTGGAG GTTGGCTGTGGAGCTGGAAATACTATCTTTCCTGTGATAGCATCATATCCAGAtgcttttgtgtatgcatgtgatTTCTCACCGCGAGCTGTTGAGTTGGTTAAG acACACGAAGACTACAAGGAATCCCATGTTATTGCTTTTGTCTCTGATTTGACAGCTGATGATCTGTGCAAAGAGATTCTTCCATCTTCAGTTGATATTGTTACAATG ATATTTATGTTGTCTGCAGTGTCCCCAGAGAAGATGCCTCtagttttacaaaatattagaaaagtTATCAAG ATGGATATGTGTTGTTCCGAGACTATGCTACTGGGGACCTTGCTCAG GAAAGATTCTCTACCAAGGATCAAAAGATCAGTGATAACTTTTATGTTAGAG CGCGCTTACTATTTTTCAAATGAGTTCTTGACAAATTTATTCAAGGAAAATGGTTTTGATGTTGACAAACTTCATGTATACTGCAAACAAGTTGAGAACCGCTCAAGGGAGTTGATAATGAATCG GCGATGGGTCCAAGCTGTATTTCGTGTATCAGATAGTTCCAAGTTGTTTTCAAGCCAAAAAGCTGAGGCCAATAATCTTGATGGTGATAATGTcgacaaggaaatcaagcaaaataatttaaatggtGGTTTCAATGACTCTGCAGTTGATTTGTCTGAAGGCGTGGCAATTGACATGTTTGGAGTCTTACCTTCCAGTGAGTACGAG ATCATTGACATCAACCTTAGAGGCTGGAATTTCAAGATTAGTTTGCTTTCAAAAGAGTACCAACATACCTGCAAGTCAACGGGTTTGATGCTGTGGGAATCGGCTCGGTTGATGGCTTCTGTACTTGCAGAAAATCCCAGCATTGTTGCAGGAAAGAGGATGTTAGAGTTGGGGTGTGGCAGCGGAGGTATCTGCTCAATGATTGCTGCAAGGGATGCTGATCTAGTGGTTGCAACCGATGGTGATGGTTTTGCACTTGATCTCCTGGCCAAAAATGTTGCATCCAACATTGAGCCATCGTTGCTGACTAAACTAACCACAAAAAGATTGGAGTGGGGAAACAAAGACCACATAGAAAGCATAAAGGAAGTAGTGAGCAATAGAGGGTTTGATGTCATCATTGGCACAGATGTGACATACATTCCCGAAGCCATATTGCCTTTGTTTGCGACTGCCAAAGAACTGATTGCCACTGGTGGAAGCCATGAAGATGGTAATGTTCCTGCACTTATTCTTTGCCACATCTTTCGCCGAGTAGACGAACCTACCTTGCTTTCTGCTGCAGCGCATTTTGGGTTTAGATTAGTTGACAAGTGGCCTGCTGAAACTTCAAGTAATTTGTCAAATAGCATTATAGACAACTGGTTTATTGAAAATGGTTTAAAAGATGATCTTCCTAGTACAGCATTGAACATCTTGCTCTTCTGCAAGGACTGA
- the LOC108338485 gene encoding uncharacterized protein LOC108338485 isoform X1: MFDLTCSSNASLCISKPHKVGIAMASGEQKSPPQTQKLQIYPNTNSGVSPFWREKYEREAKRYWDVFYKRHKDRFFKDRHYLDKEWGEYFSGGGKKVILEVGCGAGNTIFPVIASYPDAFVYACDFSPRAVELVKTHEDYKESHVIAFVSDLTADDLCKEILPSSVDIVTMIFMLSAVSPEKMPLVLQNIRKVIKPDGYVLFRDYATGDLAQERFSTKDQKISDNFYVRGDGTRAYYFSNEFLTNLFKENGFDVDKLHVYCKQVENRSRELIMNRRWVQAVFRVSDSSKLFSSQKAEANNLDGDNVDKEIKQNNLNGGFNDSAVDLSEGVAIDMFGVLPSSEYEIIDINLRGWNFKISLLSKEYQHTCKSTGLMLWESARLMASVLAENPSIVAGKRMLELGCGSGGICSMIAARDADLVVATDGDGFALDLLAKNVASNIEPSLLTKLTTKRLEWGNKDHIESIKEVVSNRGFDVIIGTDVTYIPEAILPLFATAKELIATGGSHEDGNVPALILCHIFRRVDEPTLLSAAAHFGFRLVDKWPAETSSNLSNSIIDNWFIENGLKDDLPSTALNILLFCKD, translated from the exons ATGTTTGATCTCACTTGTTCTTCTAACGCTTCTTTGTGTATAAGCAAACCTCACAAAGTAGGCATTGCAATGGCTTCAGGGGAGCAAAAGTCACCACCCCAAACCCAAAAGCTGCAAATTTATCCCAATACAAATTCTGGGGTCTCACCTTTCTGGAGAG AAAAGTATGAAAGAGAGGCCAAGAGGTATTGGGATGTTTTCTACAAGCGCCACAAGGACAGG TTTTTCAAAGATCGGCACTACTTGGATAAGGAATGGGGCGAGTACTTTTCT gGAGGAGGAAAGAAAGTAATTTTGGAG GTTGGCTGTGGAGCTGGAAATACTATCTTTCCTGTGATAGCATCATATCCAGAtgcttttgtgtatgcatgtgatTTCTCACCGCGAGCTGTTGAGTTGGTTAAG acACACGAAGACTACAAGGAATCCCATGTTATTGCTTTTGTCTCTGATTTGACAGCTGATGATCTGTGCAAAGAGATTCTTCCATCTTCAGTTGATATTGTTACAATG ATATTTATGTTGTCTGCAGTGTCCCCAGAGAAGATGCCTCtagttttacaaaatattagaaaagtTATCAAG CCAGATGGATATGTGTTGTTCCGAGACTATGCTACTGGGGACCTTGCTCAG GAAAGATTCTCTACCAAGGATCAAAAGATCAGTGATAACTTTTATGTTAGAGGTGACGGCACT CGCGCTTACTATTTTTCAAATGAGTTCTTGACAAATTTATTCAAGGAAAATGGTTTTGATGTTGACAAACTTCATGTATACTGCAAACAAGTTGAGAACCGCTCAAGGGAGTTGATAATGAATCG GCGATGGGTCCAAGCTGTATTTCGTGTATCAGATAGTTCCAAGTTGTTTTCAAGCCAAAAAGCTGAGGCCAATAATCTTGATGGTGATAATGTcgacaaggaaatcaagcaaaataatttaaatggtGGTTTCAATGACTCTGCAGTTGATTTGTCTGAAGGCGTGGCAATTGACATGTTTGGAGTCTTACCTTCCAGTGAGTACGAG ATCATTGACATCAACCTTAGAGGCTGGAATTTCAAGATTAGTTTGCTTTCAAAAGAGTACCAACATACCTGCAAGTCAACGGGTTTGATGCTGTGGGAATCGGCTCGGTTGATGGCTTCTGTACTTGCAGAAAATCCCAGCATTGTTGCAGGAAAGAGGATGTTAGAGTTGGGGTGTGGCAGCGGAGGTATCTGCTCAATGATTGCTGCAAGGGATGCTGATCTAGTGGTTGCAACCGATGGTGATGGTTTTGCACTTGATCTCCTGGCCAAAAATGTTGCATCCAACATTGAGCCATCGTTGCTGACTAAACTAACCACAAAAAGATTGGAGTGGGGAAACAAAGACCACATAGAAAGCATAAAGGAAGTAGTGAGCAATAGAGGGTTTGATGTCATCATTGGCACAGATGTGACATACATTCCCGAAGCCATATTGCCTTTGTTTGCGACTGCCAAAGAACTGATTGCCACTGGTGGAAGCCATGAAGATGGTAATGTTCCTGCACTTATTCTTTGCCACATCTTTCGCCGAGTAGACGAACCTACCTTGCTTTCTGCTGCAGCGCATTTTGGGTTTAGATTAGTTGACAAGTGGCCTGCTGAAACTTCAAGTAATTTGTCAAATAGCATTATAGACAACTGGTTTATTGAAAATGGTTTAAAAGATGATCTTCCTAGTACAGCATTGAACATCTTGCTCTTCTGCAAGGACTGA
- the LOC108338485 gene encoding uncharacterized protein LOC108338485 isoform X3: MASGEQKSPPQTQKLQIYPNTNSGVSPFWREKYEREAKRYWDVFYKRHKDRFFKDRHYLDKEWGEYFSGGGKKVILEVGCGAGNTIFPVIASYPDAFVYACDFSPRAVELVKTHEDYKESHVIAFVSDLTADDLCKEILPSSVDIVTMIFMLSAVSPEKMPLVLQNIRKVIKPDGYVLFRDYATGDLAQERFSTKDQKISDNFYVRGDGTRAYYFSNEFLTNLFKENGFDVDKLHVYCKQVENRSRELIMNRRWVQAVFRVSDSSKLFSSQKAEANNLDGDNVDKEIKQNNLNGGFNDSAVDLSEGVAIDMFGVLPSSEYEIIDINLRGWNFKISLLSKEYQHTCKSTGLMLWESARLMASVLAENPSIVAGKRMLELGCGSGGICSMIAARDADLVVATDGDGFALDLLAKNVASNIEPSLLTKLTTKRLEWGNKDHIESIKEVVSNRGFDVIIGTDVTYIPEAILPLFATAKELIATGGSHEDGNVPALILCHIFRRVDEPTLLSAAAHFGFRLVDKWPAETSSNLSNSIIDNWFIENGLKDDLPSTALNILLFCKD; the protein is encoded by the exons ATGGCTTCAGGGGAGCAAAAGTCACCACCCCAAACCCAAAAGCTGCAAATTTATCCCAATACAAATTCTGGGGTCTCACCTTTCTGGAGAG AAAAGTATGAAAGAGAGGCCAAGAGGTATTGGGATGTTTTCTACAAGCGCCACAAGGACAGG TTTTTCAAAGATCGGCACTACTTGGATAAGGAATGGGGCGAGTACTTTTCT gGAGGAGGAAAGAAAGTAATTTTGGAG GTTGGCTGTGGAGCTGGAAATACTATCTTTCCTGTGATAGCATCATATCCAGAtgcttttgtgtatgcatgtgatTTCTCACCGCGAGCTGTTGAGTTGGTTAAG acACACGAAGACTACAAGGAATCCCATGTTATTGCTTTTGTCTCTGATTTGACAGCTGATGATCTGTGCAAAGAGATTCTTCCATCTTCAGTTGATATTGTTACAATG ATATTTATGTTGTCTGCAGTGTCCCCAGAGAAGATGCCTCtagttttacaaaatattagaaaagtTATCAAG CCAGATGGATATGTGTTGTTCCGAGACTATGCTACTGGGGACCTTGCTCAG GAAAGATTCTCTACCAAGGATCAAAAGATCAGTGATAACTTTTATGTTAGAGGTGACGGCACT CGCGCTTACTATTTTTCAAATGAGTTCTTGACAAATTTATTCAAGGAAAATGGTTTTGATGTTGACAAACTTCATGTATACTGCAAACAAGTTGAGAACCGCTCAAGGGAGTTGATAATGAATCG GCGATGGGTCCAAGCTGTATTTCGTGTATCAGATAGTTCCAAGTTGTTTTCAAGCCAAAAAGCTGAGGCCAATAATCTTGATGGTGATAATGTcgacaaggaaatcaagcaaaataatttaaatggtGGTTTCAATGACTCTGCAGTTGATTTGTCTGAAGGCGTGGCAATTGACATGTTTGGAGTCTTACCTTCCAGTGAGTACGAG ATCATTGACATCAACCTTAGAGGCTGGAATTTCAAGATTAGTTTGCTTTCAAAAGAGTACCAACATACCTGCAAGTCAACGGGTTTGATGCTGTGGGAATCGGCTCGGTTGATGGCTTCTGTACTTGCAGAAAATCCCAGCATTGTTGCAGGAAAGAGGATGTTAGAGTTGGGGTGTGGCAGCGGAGGTATCTGCTCAATGATTGCTGCAAGGGATGCTGATCTAGTGGTTGCAACCGATGGTGATGGTTTTGCACTTGATCTCCTGGCCAAAAATGTTGCATCCAACATTGAGCCATCGTTGCTGACTAAACTAACCACAAAAAGATTGGAGTGGGGAAACAAAGACCACATAGAAAGCATAAAGGAAGTAGTGAGCAATAGAGGGTTTGATGTCATCATTGGCACAGATGTGACATACATTCCCGAAGCCATATTGCCTTTGTTTGCGACTGCCAAAGAACTGATTGCCACTGGTGGAAGCCATGAAGATGGTAATGTTCCTGCACTTATTCTTTGCCACATCTTTCGCCGAGTAGACGAACCTACCTTGCTTTCTGCTGCAGCGCATTTTGGGTTTAGATTAGTTGACAAGTGGCCTGCTGAAACTTCAAGTAATTTGTCAAATAGCATTATAGACAACTGGTTTATTGAAAATGGTTTAAAAGATGATCTTCCTAGTACAGCATTGAACATCTTGCTCTTCTGCAAGGACTGA
- the LOC108338485 gene encoding uncharacterized protein LOC108338485 isoform X4 has protein sequence MAVAAVAKTHEDYKESHVIAFVSDLTADDLCKEILPSSVDIVTMIFMLSAVSPEKMPLVLQNIRKVIKPDGYVLFRDYATGDLAQERFSTKDQKISDNFYVRGDGTRAYYFSNEFLTNLFKENGFDVDKLHVYCKQVENRSRELIMNRRWVQAVFRVSDSSKLFSSQKAEANNLDGDNVDKEIKQNNLNGGFNDSAVDLSEGVAIDMFGVLPSSEYEIIDINLRGWNFKISLLSKEYQHTCKSTGLMLWESARLMASVLAENPSIVAGKRMLELGCGSGGICSMIAARDADLVVATDGDGFALDLLAKNVASNIEPSLLTKLTTKRLEWGNKDHIESIKEVVSNRGFDVIIGTDVTYIPEAILPLFATAKELIATGGSHEDGNVPALILCHIFRRVDEPTLLSAAAHFGFRLVDKWPAETSSNLSNSIIDNWFIENGLKDDLPSTALNILLFCKD, from the exons ATGGCGGTGGCAGCAGTGGCAAAG acACACGAAGACTACAAGGAATCCCATGTTATTGCTTTTGTCTCTGATTTGACAGCTGATGATCTGTGCAAAGAGATTCTTCCATCTTCAGTTGATATTGTTACAATG ATATTTATGTTGTCTGCAGTGTCCCCAGAGAAGATGCCTCtagttttacaaaatattagaaaagtTATCAAG CCAGATGGATATGTGTTGTTCCGAGACTATGCTACTGGGGACCTTGCTCAG GAAAGATTCTCTACCAAGGATCAAAAGATCAGTGATAACTTTTATGTTAGAGGTGACGGCACT CGCGCTTACTATTTTTCAAATGAGTTCTTGACAAATTTATTCAAGGAAAATGGTTTTGATGTTGACAAACTTCATGTATACTGCAAACAAGTTGAGAACCGCTCAAGGGAGTTGATAATGAATCG GCGATGGGTCCAAGCTGTATTTCGTGTATCAGATAGTTCCAAGTTGTTTTCAAGCCAAAAAGCTGAGGCCAATAATCTTGATGGTGATAATGTcgacaaggaaatcaagcaaaataatttaaatggtGGTTTCAATGACTCTGCAGTTGATTTGTCTGAAGGCGTGGCAATTGACATGTTTGGAGTCTTACCTTCCAGTGAGTACGAG ATCATTGACATCAACCTTAGAGGCTGGAATTTCAAGATTAGTTTGCTTTCAAAAGAGTACCAACATACCTGCAAGTCAACGGGTTTGATGCTGTGGGAATCGGCTCGGTTGATGGCTTCTGTACTTGCAGAAAATCCCAGCATTGTTGCAGGAAAGAGGATGTTAGAGTTGGGGTGTGGCAGCGGAGGTATCTGCTCAATGATTGCTGCAAGGGATGCTGATCTAGTGGTTGCAACCGATGGTGATGGTTTTGCACTTGATCTCCTGGCCAAAAATGTTGCATCCAACATTGAGCCATCGTTGCTGACTAAACTAACCACAAAAAGATTGGAGTGGGGAAACAAAGACCACATAGAAAGCATAAAGGAAGTAGTGAGCAATAGAGGGTTTGATGTCATCATTGGCACAGATGTGACATACATTCCCGAAGCCATATTGCCTTTGTTTGCGACTGCCAAAGAACTGATTGCCACTGGTGGAAGCCATGAAGATGGTAATGTTCCTGCACTTATTCTTTGCCACATCTTTCGCCGAGTAGACGAACCTACCTTGCTTTCTGCTGCAGCGCATTTTGGGTTTAGATTAGTTGACAAGTGGCCTGCTGAAACTTCAAGTAATTTGTCAAATAGCATTATAGACAACTGGTTTATTGAAAATGGTTTAAAAGATGATCTTCCTAGTACAGCATTGAACATCTTGCTCTTCTGCAAGGACTGA